Proteins encoded together in one Deinococcus irradiatisoli window:
- a CDS encoding phosphoribosyltransferase, whose translation MYSPPPFQDRLDAGAQLAAALTHLHLRPQAGVVLALPRGGVPVAFPVAQALKLPLEVFVVRKLGLPSQPELAMGALAEGGVRLFNEDVLAHSGVSAAEIERVSGEEAQELDRRIRTYRGERPAPEVRGRTVILIDDGAATGANLRAAITALRAQEPARLVVGVPVGSAEAGQLLSQLADEVVCLHRPEMFYGVGQAYQNFDQTSDAEVLHLLKQAAPAPHQDGEP comes from the coding sequence ATGTATTCCCCTCCCCCTTTCCAAGACCGGCTCGACGCCGGAGCGCAGCTCGCCGCTGCCCTGACGCACCTTCACCTTCGACCTCAGGCGGGCGTGGTGCTGGCCCTGCCGCGCGGCGGCGTACCAGTGGCCTTTCCGGTGGCCCAGGCACTGAAGTTACCGCTGGAGGTCTTTGTGGTTCGCAAGCTGGGGCTGCCCAGCCAGCCGGAACTGGCGATGGGCGCCCTGGCCGAGGGCGGCGTGCGGCTGTTCAACGAGGACGTGCTGGCCCACTCCGGCGTGTCGGCGGCCGAGATCGAGCGCGTCAGCGGCGAAGAAGCGCAGGAACTTGACCGCCGAATTCGGACCTACCGGGGCGAGCGACCGGCGCCGGAAGTCCGGGGCCGCACGGTCATCCTGATCGACGACGGCGCGGCGACCGGCGCCAACCTGCGGGCGGCGATCACGGCCCTGCGCGCCCAGGAGCCCGCCCGGCTGGTCGTCGGCGTGCCGGTGGGCAGCGCCGAGGCCGGCCAGCTGCTCAGCCAACTCGCGGACGAAGTGGTGTGCCTGCACCGGCCCGAGATGTTCTACGGGGTGGGTCAGGCCTACCAGAACTTCGACCAGACCAGCGACGCCGAGGTGCTGCACCTGCTTAAGCAGGCCGCCCCTGCGCCGCACCAGGACGGTGAACCATGA
- a CDS encoding SDR family oxidoreductase, with protein sequence MTQPHPASSTFRPDLLAGKHALITGGGSGINLGIAQSFAAHGCAVTILGRNLEKAQNAAQGIVEAGGRALGVSADVRDFAAMQAAVAQAVAEQGDFDIVLAGAAGNFPAPVDGISPNGFKTVVEIDLIGTYHTVKAAAPHLKTPGGNVLSISAYGVPVPMQAHVVAAKAGVDALTQTLAIEWGLRGVRVNAIIPGPIDGTEGMARLAPDEKTRQQFTRTVPLGRFGVPQDIANAALFLVSDAASYVTGVILPVDGGQNMLGGAPQYQMYLASQAANKSG encoded by the coding sequence ATGACCCAACCCCACCCCGCGTCCTCCACCTTCCGCCCCGACCTGCTGGCCGGCAAGCACGCCCTGATTACCGGCGGCGGCAGCGGCATCAACCTCGGCATCGCCCAGAGCTTCGCGGCGCACGGCTGCGCGGTGACCATCCTGGGGCGCAACCTCGAAAAAGCCCAGAACGCGGCGCAGGGCATCGTGGAAGCCGGGGGGCGGGCGCTGGGCGTCAGCGCCGACGTGCGCGACTTCGCGGCCATGCAGGCGGCGGTGGCGCAGGCGGTGGCCGAGCAGGGCGACTTCGACATCGTGCTGGCGGGCGCGGCCGGCAACTTCCCGGCCCCGGTAGACGGCATCAGCCCCAACGGATTCAAGACGGTGGTGGAGATCGACCTGATCGGCACCTACCACACCGTCAAGGCGGCCGCCCCGCACCTGAAGACGCCCGGCGGCAACGTGCTGAGCATCAGCGCCTACGGCGTGCCGGTGCCGATGCAGGCGCATGTGGTGGCGGCCAAGGCCGGGGTAGACGCCCTGACCCAGACCCTGGCGATCGAATGGGGCCTGCGCGGAGTGCGCGTCAACGCCATCATCCCCGGCCCCATCGACGGCACCGAGGGCATGGCCCGCCTGGCCCCCGACGAAAAGACCCGCCAGCAGTTCACCCGCACCGTGCCGCTGGGCCGCTTCGGCGTGCCGCAGGACATTGCCAACGCCGCGCTGTTTCTGGTCTCGGACGCGGCCAGCTACGTCACCGGGGTGATTTTGCCGGTGGACGGCGGTCAGAACATGCTCGGCGGCGCGCCGCAGTACCAGATGTATCTGGCGTCCCAGGCGGCCAACAAGTCCGGCTGA
- a CDS encoding enoyl-CoA hydratase-related protein — protein sequence MTYESIRLAFTGEVATLTIVSKKGSMGPVFWREVVQALPELAAARALIIRGEELFSAGLDVNASAQGIGESLGDREKFRAQVAPMHAAFEGVAQLPIPVIAAVHGWCIGAGTELISACDLRLCSRDARFSLPEVRLGIAADLGGLQRLPWIIGQGWTRQLALTGDAIDAATAERIGLVTQVLDTPNELFARADQLAAQLAALPPKALEGTKRVLDAALPHAEGLMQAVDWNAEHMTAEGLAAAFRK from the coding sequence ATGACCTACGAATCCATCCGGCTGGCCTTCACGGGCGAGGTCGCCACCCTGACCATCGTGTCGAAGAAAGGCAGCATGGGGCCGGTGTTCTGGCGCGAGGTGGTGCAGGCGCTGCCGGAACTCGCGGCCGCCAGGGCGCTGATCATTCGCGGCGAGGAACTGTTCAGCGCCGGGCTGGACGTGAACGCCTCGGCCCAGGGCATCGGCGAGTCGCTGGGCGACCGAGAAAAGTTCCGCGCCCAGGTCGCCCCGATGCACGCGGCCTTCGAGGGCGTGGCGCAGTTGCCGATCCCGGTGATCGCCGCCGTGCACGGCTGGTGCATCGGGGCCGGCACCGAACTCATCAGCGCCTGCGATCTGCGGCTGTGCAGTCGGGACGCCCGCTTCAGCCTGCCGGAAGTCCGGCTGGGCATCGCCGCCGATCTGGGCGGGTTGCAGCGCCTGCCGTGGATCATCGGACAGGGCTGGACCCGGCAGCTGGCCCTGACCGGAGACGCCATCGACGCCGCCACCGCCGAGCGCATCGGGCTGGTGACGCAGGTGCTGGACACCCCCAATGAGCTGTTTGCCCGCGCCGATCAACTGGCTGCCCAGCTCGCCGCCCTGCCGCCCAAAGCGCTGGAAGGCACCAAACGGGTGCTCGACGCGGCCCTGCCGCACGCCGAAGGCCTGATGCAGGCGGTGGACTGGAACGCCGAGCACATGACCGCCGAGGGCCTGGCGGCCGCGTTCAGAAAGTAA
- the pdxY gene encoding pyridoxal kinase PdxY, translating to MTNAEAAPLLPLNILSIQSWVSYGHVGNAAAMFPLQRLGFEVWAIHTVQFSNHTGYGAWTGPVFAPEVVAELLSGIEARGALPSCGAVLSGYMGSGGTVAAVVEAVQRVRAANPAALYCCDPVMGDVGRGVFVRPELPDLIAAQAIPEADIVTPNQFELELLTGQTVTTLDEALGAAHLLREKLRPGGPRVVVVTSLVRSDAPPESIETLAVTGEGAWLCRTPMIALDPPRNGTGDAIAALFFGHYLRSGGDAGEALSLSTSALYALLERTHAAGTREIQLVAAQEEYLRPSRVFTAQRIG from the coding sequence ATGACCAATGCCGAAGCCGCGCCGCTGCTCCCGCTCAACATCCTCTCGATTCAGTCGTGGGTCAGCTACGGCCACGTTGGCAACGCCGCCGCCATGTTTCCCCTGCAGCGGCTGGGCTTTGAGGTGTGGGCCATTCACACGGTGCAGTTTTCCAACCACACCGGCTACGGCGCCTGGACCGGGCCGGTGTTCGCGCCGGAAGTGGTGGCCGAACTGCTGAGCGGCATCGAGGCGCGCGGCGCCCTGCCGAGTTGCGGCGCGGTGCTCAGCGGCTACATGGGCAGCGGCGGCACGGTGGCGGCGGTGGTGGAGGCCGTGCAGCGGGTACGGGCGGCCAATCCGGCGGCGCTGTACTGCTGCGACCCGGTGATGGGCGACGTGGGGCGCGGGGTGTTCGTGCGCCCGGAACTGCCGGACCTGATCGCGGCCCAGGCGATTCCCGAAGCCGATATCGTCACGCCCAACCAGTTCGAGCTGGAGTTGCTGACCGGCCAGACCGTCACCACGCTCGACGAAGCGCTCGGCGCCGCCCACCTCCTGCGCGAGAAGCTGCGCCCCGGCGGTCCCCGCGTGGTCGTCGTGACCAGTCTGGTGCGCTCGGACGCGCCGCCCGAGAGCATCGAGACGCTGGCCGTCACCGGCGAGGGGGCCTGGCTGTGCCGCACGCCCATGATCGCTCTGGACCCGCCGCGCAACGGCACCGGCGACGCCATCGCCGCGCTGTTTTTCGGGCATTACCTGCGCAGCGGCGGCGACGCCGGAGAAGCGCTGAGCCTCAGCACCAGCGCCCTCTACGCCCTGCTGGAGCGCACCCACGCCGCCGGTACCCGCGAGATTCAGCTGGTGGCGGCGCAGGAAGAGTACCTGCGGCCCAGCCGGGTGTTCACTGCGCAGCGCATCGGCTGA
- a CDS encoding alpha/beta hydrolase family protein, with amino-acid sequence MKLSRSRAVSLMLCSLLLSSCAPVITTVTQPSRPQNTRVFTAAVPTTPSIAGATLYKGLYPGEHGQASYLIEVPDNWNGKLVMYAHGYAGMGAALTVSPPALREYLVAQGYAWAASSYSSNYYDVRSGIEDTNALAEQFGPLTGGKYPAPSKTYIMGVSMGGNVAAAAVEAETLATARHKVKYAASMPLCGVLDPPYEFQWLGDYTLNAQQLSGYGAQSYPASDFQTLLPDIKAGLFSDTSGALWTPNTVQGARLRDISLNLTGGPRPVFDLGFRVGGLQDAVLSTGGSDGTLNGILVKNIYGNKDVVYRWTSGPTPTPAEIAYNKNVVRTAADPQANPQRADGLRWLPAIHGQFNVPVLTMHTLGDFYVPFAHEQHYLKMAQQNGNAGLLVQRAIRAAGHCEFTAPEFVEAFNDWMKWEQTGQKPAGDDVLTPSVVADAKYGCKFTRTARPGVEACEAPSAP; translated from the coding sequence ATGAAGCTGAGCCGTTCACGTGCCGTGTCTTTGATGCTGTGCAGCCTGCTGCTTTCGAGTTGCGCTCCGGTGATCACCACCGTCACCCAGCCGAGCCGCCCGCAAAACACCCGCGTCTTCACGGCGGCGGTGCCGACCACCCCGAGCATCGCCGGCGCCACCCTGTACAAGGGCCTGTATCCCGGCGAGCACGGGCAGGCCAGTTACCTGATCGAGGTGCCGGACAACTGGAACGGCAAGCTGGTGATGTACGCCCACGGCTACGCCGGCATGGGCGCGGCGCTCACGGTGAGCCCGCCGGCGCTGCGCGAGTACCTGGTGGCGCAGGGCTACGCCTGGGCCGCGTCGAGCTACTCGTCGAACTACTACGACGTGCGTTCCGGCATCGAGGACACCAACGCGCTGGCCGAGCAGTTCGGCCCGCTGACCGGCGGCAAGTACCCGGCCCCCAGCAAGACCTACATCATGGGCGTGTCGATGGGCGGCAACGTCGCCGCCGCCGCCGTGGAAGCCGAGACGCTGGCGACCGCCCGCCACAAGGTCAAGTACGCGGCCTCGATGCCGCTGTGCGGGGTCCTCGATCCGCCGTACGAATTCCAGTGGCTGGGCGACTACACCCTGAATGCCCAGCAGCTTTCCGGCTACGGCGCCCAGAGCTACCCTGCCAGCGATTTCCAGACGCTGCTGCCCGACATCAAGGCCGGGTTGTTCAGCGACACCAGCGGCGCGCTGTGGACGCCCAACACCGTGCAGGGCGCCCGCCTGCGCGACATCTCGCTCAACCTGACCGGCGGGCCGCGCCCGGTGTTCGATCTGGGGTTCCGGGTGGGCGGCCTGCAAGACGCCGTGCTGAGCACCGGCGGCTCCGACGGCACGCTCAACGGCATTCTGGTCAAGAACATCTACGGCAACAAGGACGTGGTGTACCGCTGGACCAGCGGCCCCACCCCCACCCCCGCCGAAATCGCCTACAACAAAAACGTCGTGCGGACCGCAGCCGATCCGCAGGCCAATCCGCAGCGCGCCGACGGCCTGCGCTGGCTGCCGGCCATTCACGGCCAGTTCAACGTGCCGGTGCTGACCATGCACACGCTGGGCGACTTCTACGTGCCGTTCGCCCACGAGCAGCACTACCTCAAGATGGCGCAGCAAAACGGCAACGCCGGCCTGCTGGTGCAGCGGGCCATCCGGGCGGCGGGCCACTGCGAATTCACCGCGCCGGAATTCGTCGAGGCCTTCAACGACTGGATGAAGTGGGAGCAGACCGGCCAGAAACCCGCCGGAGACGACGTGCTGACGCCCAGCGTGGTCGCCGACGCCAAGTACGGCTGCAAGTTCACCCGCACGGCCCGGCCCGGCGTGGAAGCCTGCGAAGCGCCCAGCGCGCCCTGA
- a CDS encoding M55 family metallopeptidase, whose protein sequence is MNVVISVDMEGVCGVASWVQVSPPEFGGLVNVGEYERARVQMTREANAAALGAFDGGAEGVVIADSHDTMRNLVPDLLDERVRYVSGNDRPLSMVQGVQEAGVGALLMVGYHARAGSQSAPLAHTWNGQVRDVRVNGLSAGEPYLNALLAGHYGVPTVFVSGDDVAVKQVQDDLGASVVGVAVKEGLSMFSAVHLHPAEACRRIRAGAAQAVRRAAEARPFTVIFPASVQLSFDHQARADQAGRVPGVTRIDAVTVGYSSPDAYHLFQMFRTLCRVAEIRLDA, encoded by the coding sequence ATGAACGTCGTGATCAGCGTGGATATGGAAGGGGTGTGCGGGGTGGCGTCCTGGGTGCAGGTCAGCCCGCCGGAGTTCGGCGGCCTGGTCAACGTGGGCGAGTACGAGCGCGCCCGCGTCCAGATGACCCGCGAAGCCAACGCCGCCGCGCTGGGCGCTTTCGATGGCGGCGCCGAGGGCGTGGTGATCGCCGATTCGCACGACACCATGCGCAACCTGGTGCCGGACCTGCTCGACGAGCGGGTGCGCTACGTTTCCGGCAACGACCGCCCGCTGAGCATGGTGCAGGGGGTGCAGGAAGCCGGCGTCGGCGCGCTGCTGATGGTGGGATACCACGCCCGCGCCGGCAGCCAGAGTGCGCCGCTGGCCCACACCTGGAACGGCCAGGTGCGCGACGTGCGCGTCAACGGCCTCAGCGCCGGGGAGCCGTACCTCAACGCGCTGCTGGCCGGGCACTACGGCGTGCCGACGGTGTTCGTCAGCGGCGACGACGTGGCGGTCAAGCAGGTGCAGGACGACCTGGGCGCCTCGGTGGTCGGCGTGGCGGTCAAGGAAGGGCTGAGCATGTTCAGCGCCGTGCACCTGCACCCGGCCGAGGCCTGCCGGCGCATCCGGGCCGGGGCCGCCCAGGCGGTGCGCCGCGCGGCCGAGGCCCGGCCATTCACGGTGATCTTTCCCGCCAGCGTGCAGCTTTCCTTTGACCATCAGGCGCGGGCCGACCAGGCCGGGCGGGTGCCGGGCGTGACCCGCATCGACGCGGTGACGGTGGGCTACAGCAGCCCCGACGCCTACCACCTCTTTCAGATGTTCCGGACGCTGTGCCGGGTGGCCGAGATCCGGCTCGACGCCTGA
- a CDS encoding GNAT family N-acetyltransferase has product MTRLQRIETANAAVLKRYAAAGGAALDHFGPLDGLYAGPDLPVNVAFGESWQAGAGAALPQVEAFCAAHGFPAGLLLHSHAHPALLSALSERGYRLSYVLHAYVHALSGELPMPRFPAEEVTPATWAEQTPLVFGAGSEAIMKRNAEKPNTRCLGVKRAGSWVGFGAMSLETGEWGRAALLYSAGTLPQARGQGIQTALLAARLRLARDSGANFAAVYASPGSVSERNVVRAGFELVGARLNFVQS; this is encoded by the coding sequence ATGACGCGTCTGCAACGAATCGAAACGGCCAACGCCGCCGTGCTGAAGCGGTATGCCGCCGCCGGCGGCGCCGCGCTGGACCACTTCGGCCCGCTGGATGGCCTCTACGCCGGCCCGGACTTGCCGGTCAACGTGGCCTTCGGCGAGAGCTGGCAGGCTGGGGCCGGGGCCGCCTTGCCGCAGGTGGAGGCCTTCTGTGCGGCCCACGGCTTCCCGGCCGGTCTGCTGCTGCACTCGCATGCACATCCGGCGCTGCTCTCGGCCCTCTCGGAGCGCGGCTACCGCTTGAGCTACGTGCTGCACGCCTATGTCCACGCGCTGTCCGGCGAGCTGCCCATGCCCCGGTTTCCCGCCGAGGAGGTGACGCCGGCCACCTGGGCTGAGCAGACGCCGCTGGTGTTCGGGGCTGGGAGCGAGGCGATCATGAAGCGCAATGCCGAGAAGCCCAACACGCGGTGCTTGGGCGTCAAGCGAGCAGGCAGTTGGGTGGGGTTCGGGGCCATGAGCCTCGAAACCGGCGAATGGGGAAGGGCAGCCCTGCTCTACAGCGCCGGCACGCTGCCGCAGGCGCGCGGCCAGGGCATTCAGACGGCGCTGCTGGCCGCGCGCCTGCGCCTGGCGCGGGACAGCGGCGCGAACTTCGCCGCCGTGTACGCCTCGCCCGGCAGCGTCAGTGAGCGCAACGTGGTGCGCGCCGGCTTCGAACTCGTCGGCGCGCGGCTCAATTTCGTTCAGTCCTGA
- a CDS encoding ACT domain-containing protein: MSAHLMLSLLGGPDPTEFAVAQWPPSAEVPPGVLAGSFFNLTRSEDELSLVCEARLLPPGVKHEAGWAAFKLRGPFDFGLTGILAAVLNPLHAAGVGIFAVSTFDTDYVLVKSEQLGAAKAALRAAGHTVQD; encoded by the coding sequence ATGTCCGCTCACCTGATGCTCTCGTTGCTGGGCGGCCCTGATCCCACCGAATTCGCGGTGGCGCAGTGGCCGCCTTCGGCTGAAGTGCCGCCCGGCGTGCTGGCCGGTTCCTTTTTCAACCTGACCCGCAGCGAGGACGAACTCTCGCTAGTCTGCGAAGCGCGGCTGCTGCCGCCCGGCGTCAAACACGAAGCGGGCTGGGCGGCCTTCAAACTGCGCGGCCCGTTCGATTTTGGCCTCACCGGCATCCTGGCGGCGGTGCTCAACCCGCTGCACGCGGCCGGGGTGGGCATTTTCGCCGTCTCGACCTTCGACACCGACTACGTGCTGGTCAAAAGCGAGCAGCTCGGTGCGGCGAAGGCCGCCCTGCGCGCCGCCGGTCACACCGTTCAGGACTGA
- a CDS encoding GTP-binding protein, whose product MSTINFAAREINCKIVYYGPGMSGKTTNLKQVFSKVPGHLRGEMVSLATEDERTLFFDFLPLDLGSVQGFKTRFHLYTVPGQVFYNASRKLILRGVDGIVFVADSAPNRLRANAESMRNLRENLLEHGIDVKEVPMILQINKRDLEGALSTEMIRAVIDPKHELQWHEAVADQGRGVFETLKTVSRLVLERLAKGQ is encoded by the coding sequence GTGAGTACCATTAACTTCGCCGCCCGCGAAATCAACTGCAAGATCGTGTATTACGGCCCGGGCATGTCCGGCAAAACCACCAACCTCAAGCAGGTCTTTTCCAAAGTGCCGGGTCACCTGCGCGGGGAAATGGTATCGCTGGCCACCGAGGACGAGCGCACCCTCTTCTTCGACTTTCTGCCGCTCGACCTCGGCAGCGTGCAGGGCTTCAAAACCCGCTTTCACCTTTACACCGTGCCGGGACAGGTGTTCTACAACGCCAGCCGCAAACTGATTCTGCGCGGCGTGGACGGCATCGTGTTCGTCGCCGACAGCGCGCCCAACCGCCTGCGCGCCAACGCCGAGAGCATGCGCAACCTGCGCGAGAACCTGCTCGAGCACGGCATCGACGTCAAGGAAGTGCCGATGATCCTCCAGATCAACAAGCGCGACCTCGAAGGCGCCCTCTCCACCGAGATGATCCGCGCCGTGATCGACCCCAAGCACGAACTCCAGTGGCACGAAGCGGTGGCCGACCAGGGACGCGGCGTGTTCGAAACGCTCAAGACCGTCTCGCGGCTGGTGCTGGAGCGCCTGGCCAAGGGGCAGTAG
- a CDS encoding roadblock/LC7 domain-containing protein, translated as MIEPSLALYGDAFDQVEIQIEDLLAATGVRYCLLVDRKGFVLSHKEALWAPRPPALDSVATLVASNAAATAALANMLGERTFSEQIHQGEQGAIYVESVGDVALLTLIFDSSVPLGRVKLHAKKAITALNEVMKTLKEAPPVKFDADFGSNATALLDDLLG; from the coding sequence ATGATTGAGCCTTCTCTCGCACTCTACGGTGACGCCTTTGATCAGGTCGAGATCCAAATCGAAGACCTGCTCGCCGCCACGGGCGTTCGCTACTGCCTTCTGGTGGACCGCAAGGGCTTCGTGCTGTCTCACAAAGAAGCGCTGTGGGCGCCCCGCCCGCCGGCACTCGACTCGGTGGCGACCCTGGTGGCCTCCAATGCTGCGGCCACCGCCGCCCTCGCCAACATGCTCGGTGAACGGACGTTCAGCGAACAGATCCACCAGGGAGAGCAAGGCGCCATCTATGTGGAATCGGTGGGCGACGTGGCCCTGCTGACCCTCATCTTCGACAGCAGCGTGCCGCTGGGCCGGGTCAAGCTGCACGCCAAGAAGGCCATCACCGCGCTGAACGAGGTGATGAAAACCCTGAAAGAAGCGCCGCCCGTCAAGTTCGACGCCGACTTCGGCAGCAACGCCACCGCCCTGCTCGACGATCTGCTGGGATAA
- a CDS encoding phosphodiester glycosidase family protein, which produces MKFLLTLALLGSLLGAASARPVAIGGVPTSPVIETKPLSGEREGLPVWFLPRLGLQTRNNPQDLWLSYGTRSLRYTPQAGWSASGFKAAPLPPPERYGEGGSLHVSLDVLRALGVPLAGDERQLDVSVVRAGIETPAAPLPQVALVGAVPASPVVSNVKSAPPRAALPGTPAQAAPPALHSASVVPTPLKSAPGTLSKPVPTPPGPAPSTPVVPATPSPPASPAPLPAPGGPSITGVRSSLSTVRNVQVQRLVIDLSGPVSYSARNERGGVTVFLPQVSAVPSVQTLESGDTLTLALEERGVTVRLDAGGGLSQVMTLDDPDRLVIDTATSLSADVPPPVKEDALPDGVSLRVFGGLSLLSFDPARYAPHVVAAPSGSALSVAELVARGGGVAGVNGGYFDPPSSLPVDFVAVGGRLLSASLERRGTVGFDAQGAALFGFPRPRYMLSGAFGSLTVNTVTSRAMPKLLSAFVGDGRTAVGGAGLLTLTLNAQATAVVRADMNGSVPAAGLISVTFDPSRFPQLPRTVGAPLQASLNYQVPEWQQVREGLSAGPMLLQGGEIVLNPEREAFNVLTGVWRPTRQVAFAIYKGQPTLAFLEFGTPETFARALHNVGVQDALRLDSGSSATVFVSGGYLGTGGYLNSVWSRPVPNAIVLVPLDSAKALGAGSKNLR; this is translated from the coding sequence GTGAAGTTCCTGCTGACGTTGGCCCTGCTGGGATCGCTGCTGGGCGCCGCTTCGGCGCGGCCGGTGGCGATCGGCGGCGTGCCGACAAGTCCCGTGATCGAAACCAAGCCCCTCTCCGGCGAGCGCGAGGGCCTGCCGGTGTGGTTCCTGCCGCGGCTGGGCTTGCAGACCCGCAACAACCCGCAGGATTTGTGGCTCAGCTACGGCACGCGCAGCCTGCGCTACACCCCGCAGGCCGGCTGGAGCGCCAGCGGCTTCAAGGCCGCGCCGCTGCCGCCGCCCGAGCGCTACGGCGAAGGCGGCAGCCTGCACGTGAGCCTGGATGTGCTGCGGGCGCTGGGGGTGCCGCTTGCCGGCGACGAGCGGCAACTCGACGTGTCGGTGGTGCGCGCCGGCATCGAGACGCCGGCGGCGCCGCTGCCGCAGGTGGCCCTGGTCGGCGCAGTGCCGGCTAGTCCGGTGGTCAGTAACGTCAAGTCGGCCCCGCCCCGGGCGGCCCTGCCCGGCACGCCGGCCCAGGCCGCCCCGCCCGCGCTGCACAGCGCCAGCGTGGTGCCCACGCCGCTGAAGTCCGCACCCGGCACGCTGTCCAAGCCGGTCCCCACGCCGCCCGGCCCGGCGCCGAGCACGCCCGTCGTGCCAGCGACACCCTCGCCCCCAGCGTCCCCCGCGCCCCTGCCCGCGCCGGGCGGCCCCAGCATCACCGGGGTGCGCTCCAGTTTGAGCACCGTGCGCAACGTCCAGGTGCAGCGCCTGGTGATCGACCTCAGCGGGCCAGTGAGCTACAGCGCCCGCAACGAGCGCGGCGGCGTGACGGTCTTTCTGCCGCAGGTCAGCGCCGTGCCCAGCGTGCAGACCCTGGAAAGCGGCGACACCCTGACGCTGGCGCTCGAGGAGCGGGGAGTTACCGTGCGCCTCGATGCCGGCGGCGGGCTGAGTCAGGTGATGACCCTGGACGACCCCGACCGGTTGGTGATCGATACCGCCACCAGCCTCAGCGCCGACGTGCCGCCGCCCGTCAAGGAGGACGCGCTGCCGGACGGTGTGAGCCTGCGCGTGTTCGGCGGGCTGTCGCTGCTGAGTTTCGATCCGGCCCGTTACGCGCCGCACGTGGTCGCGGCGCCCAGCGGCTCGGCGTTGAGCGTGGCCGAACTGGTGGCGCGCGGCGGCGGCGTGGCCGGCGTCAACGGCGGTTATTTCGATCCGCCCAGCAGTTTACCGGTGGACTTCGTGGCGGTGGGCGGCCGATTGCTCTCGGCGAGCCTGGAGCGGCGCGGCACGGTGGGTTTCGACGCTCAGGGCGCGGCGCTGTTCGGCTTTCCGCGCCCGCGCTATATGCTCAGCGGTGCGTTCGGCAGCCTGACGGTCAACACCGTGACGTCGCGCGCCATGCCCAAATTGCTGAGTGCCTTCGTCGGCGACGGCAGGACGGCGGTGGGCGGTGCGGGCCTGCTGACCCTGACCCTGAATGCTCAGGCCACCGCCGTGGTCCGCGCCGACATGAACGGCAGCGTGCCGGCGGCGGGCCTGATCAGCGTCACCTTCGACCCCTCGCGCTTTCCGCAGCTGCCGCGCACCGTGGGCGCGCCGCTGCAGGCCAGCCTCAACTACCAGGTGCCGGAATGGCAGCAGGTCCGCGAGGGGCTGAGCGCCGGGCCGATGCTGCTGCAGGGCGGCGAGATCGTGCTCAATCCCGAGCGCGAGGCCTTCAACGTGCTCACCGGGGTCTGGCGGCCCACCCGGCAGGTGGCGTTCGCCATCTACAAGGGCCAGCCCACTCTGGCCTTTCTGGAGTTCGGCACGCCGGAGACCTTCGCCCGCGCCCTGCACAATGTCGGCGTGCAGGACGCCCTGCGCCTGGACAGCGGTTCGAGCGCCACCGTTTTCGTCTCGGGCGGGTATCTGGGCACCGGCGGGTACCTCAACAGCGTCTGGAGCCGTCCGGTGCCGAACGCCATTGTGCTGGTGCCGCTGGACTCGGCCAAAGCGCTGGGGGCGGGAAGTAAGAATCTGCGCTGA
- a CDS encoding metallophosphoesterase family protein, with the protein MLVADMVHPYVYRTGFPQGLPELDLVLSAGDIPGYFLEFLASSLTVPVVYVPGNHNDEYINEGAGRHRPQGVINADGKVITAAGLKIAGWGGVPRYRNGENQYTPTQARWGLAKLAWQARSGVDILLTHAPPLGPHAGSDYAHRGCEYITRFMEKRRPKLVIHGHIHEYEGKKVSYIDQATGAQVINAYGYHILELAQQPEGVSVKVGAGD; encoded by the coding sequence ATGCTGGTGGCCGATATGGTGCATCCCTACGTGTACCGCACCGGTTTCCCGCAAGGCCTGCCGGAACTCGATCTGGTGCTCTCGGCCGGTGACATTCCCGGCTATTTCCTGGAATTCCTGGCCTCCAGCCTCACCGTGCCGGTGGTGTACGTGCCGGGCAACCACAACGACGAGTACATCAACGAGGGTGCCGGGCGCCACCGGCCCCAGGGCGTGATCAATGCCGACGGCAAGGTGATCACGGCGGCAGGCCTGAAAATCGCCGGCTGGGGCGGCGTGCCGCGCTACCGCAACGGCGAGAACCAGTACACGCCCACCCAGGCCCGCTGGGGTCTGGCCAAGCTGGCCTGGCAGGCCCGGAGCGGGGTGGACATCCTGCTGACCCACGCGCCGCCGCTGGGGCCGCACGCCGGCAGCGACTACGCCCACCGGGGCTGCGAGTACATCACCCGGTTCATGGAAAAACGCCGGCCCAAGCTGGTGATTCACGGCCATATCCACGAGTACGAGGGCAAGAAGGTCAGCTATATCGACCAGGCCACCGGCGCGCAGGTGATCAATGCCTACGGCTACCACATTCTCGAACTGGCCCAGCAGCCCGAGGGCGTGAGCGTCAAGGTCGGGGCAGGCGACTGA